In the genome of Candidatus Omnitrophota bacterium, one region contains:
- the ilvB gene encoding biosynthetic-type acetolactate synthase large subunit, translating to MKLTGAQILIESLKKEGVEYIFGYPGGQVLPIFDKLYDASVKLILTRHEQGAAHAADGYARATGKVGVCLATSGPGATNLVTGIATAYMDSIPMVAITGQVKSFLIGNDAFQEADITGITRPITKHNYLVEDIKDLARIIKEAFHIASTGRPGPVLIDFPSDIQMQETEFVYPEKVDIRGYKPTYSGHPGQIKRAAKAISDSKRPVLYVGGGAIISEASDEVRELATKNEIPVTMTLLGLGAFPLTDKLALGMLGMHGTAYANHAIMESDLIIAVGARFDDRVTGKVDAFAPHAKVIHIDIDPASVSKTVDVDIPIVGDAKAVLKQLIKSVKKPDTKEWLAKVEGWKKKYPLKYKDDDKLRPQYILEEIWRQTRGEAIICTEVGQNQMWSAQFYKFTKPRTMLSSGGLGTMGYGFPAAIGAQMGKPKALVFDIAGDGSIQMNIQELATAVINKLPVKVIILNNCCLGMVRQWQELFYKKRYSYTCLGGESPDFVKLAESYGAVGIRVTKKSEVKGAIEKAIKTDNVVFIDFRIEEEENVFPMVPAGEAINKMIDGLA from the coding sequence ATGAAACTAACTGGAGCTCAAATTTTAATCGAGTCACTGAAGAAAGAGGGGGTCGAATATATATTCGGCTATCCCGGAGGCCAGGTATTGCCTATTTTCGATAAGCTATATGACGCGAGCGTTAAGCTTATACTGACGCGGCATGAGCAGGGGGCCGCGCACGCGGCTGACGGTTACGCGAGGGCGACCGGCAAAGTCGGAGTATGTCTTGCGACGTCAGGCCCGGGAGCAACGAACCTTGTAACCGGCATCGCGACAGCCTATATGGATTCGATACCGATGGTCGCGATAACCGGACAGGTCAAGTCATTCCTTATAGGCAACGACGCTTTCCAGGAAGCCGATATTACCGGCATAACGAGGCCGATCACAAAGCATAATTATCTGGTCGAGGACATAAAAGATCTAGCGCGGATCATTAAAGAGGCGTTCCACATAGCTTCTACGGGGAGGCCGGGGCCCGTACTGATAGATTTTCCATCAGACATCCAGATGCAGGAGACGGAGTTCGTCTATCCCGAGAAAGTCGATATACGCGGCTATAAACCGACATATTCAGGGCATCCCGGGCAGATAAAGAGGGCGGCTAAGGCGATATCGGATTCGAAGAGGCCGGTGCTATATGTCGGCGGAGGCGCAATTATATCCGAAGCGTCGGATGAAGTCAGGGAACTGGCGACCAAGAATGAGATACCTGTTACCATGACGCTTCTGGGGCTGGGCGCGTTTCCGCTTACCGATAAACTGGCTTTGGGCATGCTCGGCATGCACGGCACGGCTTACGCTAACCACGCGATAATGGAGTCGGACTTGATAATAGCCGTCGGCGCCAGGTTCGATGACAGAGTTACCGGAAAGGTCGACGCGTTCGCTCCGCACGCTAAGGTCATCCATATAGATATAGATCCGGCCAGTGTCTCGAAGACGGTCGACGTTGATATACCGATAGTCGGCGACGCTAAGGCCGTGTTGAAACAATTAATAAAATCCGTGAAGAAGCCGGATACAAAAGAATGGCTTGCTAAGGTCGAAGGGTGGAAGAAGAAATATCCGTTAAAATATAAGGATGACGATAAACTTCGGCCTCAATATATCCTGGAGGAGATCTGGAGGCAAACCAGGGGTGAGGCGATAATATGCACTGAGGTCGGCCAGAACCAGATGTGGTCCGCGCAGTTCTATAAATTCACGAAACCGAGGACGATGCTTTCGTCGGGCGGACTGGGCACGATGGGATACGGTTTTCCCGCTGCCATCGGCGCCCAAATGGGTAAGCCGAAAGCCCTCGTCTTCGATATAGCGGGCGATGGTTCTATCCAGATGAATATACAGGAACTGGCGACTGCAGTTATCAACAAATTGCCTGTTAAAGTCATTATCCTTAACAATTGCTGCCTTGGGATGGTTCGTCAATGGCAGGAGTTGTTCTATAAGAAACGGTATTCATATACCTGTCTCGGCGGAGAGTCTCCTGATTTTGTGAAGCTTGCAGAAAGCTACGGGGCGGTTGGGATAAGGGTGACTAAGAAGTCCGAGGTCAAGGGGGCAATCGAAAAGGCGATCAAGACCGACAATGTGGTCTTCATCGATTTCCGTATCGAGGAAGAGGAAAATGTCTTTCCGATGGTCCCCGCGGGAGAGGCGATCAATAAAATGATCGACGGTTTAGCATGA
- the ilvN gene encoding acetolactate synthase small subunit has product MKHTISVLVENKFGVLARISGLFSARGFNITSLAVGETEEPSVSRMTIVVEGDDKTLEQIKKQLNKLIDVIKVVDFREGEFIDRELILVKVSVKAKDRKEVLEAVESFGARIENAGPHTISVEVMGDQTRIKAILELLRPFGILEVVRTGRIAMGTDDKGLKVEGKPEVNE; this is encoded by the coding sequence ATGAAACATACAATATCTGTTCTGGTAGAGAATAAATTCGGCGTGCTCGCGCGGATATCAGGGCTTTTCAGCGCTAGAGGGTTCAATATAACGTCTTTAGCTGTAGGAGAGACTGAGGAACCGTCTGTCTCCAGGATGACGATAGTTGTCGAGGGTGACGACAAGACGCTTGAGCAGATAAAGAAACAGCTCAATAAGCTAATCGATGTTATTAAGGTCGTCGATTTCAGGGAAGGGGAGTTCATAGACAGGGAACTTATCCTTGTAAAAGTATCCGTGAAGGCAAAAGACCGCAAAGAGGTACTCGAGGCAGTGGAATCTTTTGGCGCCAGGATAGAGAACGCGGGGCCGCATACAATAAGCGTGGAGGTCATGGGAGACCAGACCAGGATAAAGGCTATCCTGGAACTGCTTAGGCCATTTGGCATACTGGAGGTGGTAAGGACGGGCAGGATAGCGATGGGGACTGATGATAAGGGGCTGAAGGTGGAGGGAAAACCGGAGGTTAATGAGTGA